A region from the Brassica napus cultivar Da-Ae chromosome C8, Da-Ae, whole genome shotgun sequence genome encodes:
- the LOC106411906 gene encoding remorin 4.1-like: protein MLTLYSQESSSTEITTTTSTDASDSRDETPPSETVVRDIHAMTTTELPRPQQRGGHLSPTRSVNFSDGASSAGENFTTVSREFNALVIAGSSMDTNNNSNGNNQSISHRDVINELTRISEDEDGGGGDQHHQVPEEDTNPWAIVPDGYDNRAGSENIVTTTSSSGQNRMVTAASVQRVKRDEVEAKITAWQTAKLAKINNRFKRQEAFINGWLNEQVHKANSWMKKIERKLEERRAKAMEKTQNKVAKAQRKAEERRATAEAKRGTEVARVLEVSNLMRAVGRPPAKRSFFSIS, encoded by the exons ATGTTGACTTTGTACAGTCAAGAGAGCTCATCAACAGAGATCACCACCACCACGAGTACCGATGCTTCCGATAGCCGGGACGAGACTCCACCGTCTGAGACCGTCGTGAGAGATATTCACGCTATGACGACCACCGAGCTTCCACGCCCACAGCAAAGAGGAGGACACTTGTCTCCGACTAGGTCTGTGAACTTTAGCGACGGAGCTTCTTCTGCCGGAGAGAACTTCACCACCGTGAGCAGAGAGTTCAACGCTCTAGTCATCGCGGGCTCTTCCATGGAcaccaacaacaacagcaacGGGAACAACCAATCCATAAGTCATCGTGACGTCATAAACGAGCTGACTAGGATCAGTGAAGATGAagacggtggtggtggtgatcaGCATCATCAGGTGCCTGAAGAAGATACAAACCCGTGGGCGATCGTACCGGACGGTTACGATAACCGGGCCGGTTCGGAGAATATTGTGACGACGACTTCATCAAGTGGTCAGAATCGGATGGTGACGGCTGCCTCGGTGCAGAGGGTGAAGAGGGATGAGGTGGAAGCTAAGATAACAGCGTGGCAGACGGCGAAGTTGGCTAAGATTAATAATAGGTTTAAGAGACAAGAGGCTTTTATTAACGGTTGGTTAAATGAGCAGGTCCATAAAGCTAACTCTTGGATGAAGAAAATCGAG AGGAAGTTGGAAGAAAGGAGAGCAAAGGCGATGGAGAAAACACAGAACAAAGTAGCCAAAGCTCAGAGGAAGGCGGAGGAGAGGAGAGCGACGGCGGAAGCAAAAAGAGGTACGGAGGTTGCTAGGGTTCTTGAAGTCTCTAATCTCATGAGAGCCGTGGGACGACCTCCGGCCAAACGTTCATTTTTCTCTATCTCCTAG